ATGTGGCGCTCGCCACGGGGTACGCGGAACGCAAGCTCTGGACGGACGCGTGGGACGTGGCGGACCGCTTCGCGCGCGCGCTCCCCGACGCGCCGGTCGGGCTGTACCTCGTGGGGCGACTCGCGGCCGAGTCGGGCGAACAGCTCGACCGCGGAGCGGCCGCGCTCTCGCAGTACCTACAGACCACGCCTCGCGCCGGCGACCCGCCGCTCGCCGTCGCGCAGTGGCGGCTCGGCGCGATCGAGGAGCGGCGCGGCAAGCCGGACGCGGCACGCGCCGAGTACGAGGCGGCACTGCGGCTCGACCCGAAGCTGGCGGGCGCGCGCGAGGCCCTCGGCCGACTGCACTGACGCGGCGCGCGCCCTGCACCGCGGGCGCGCATGAGCGAGGACGCGGCGGGCAGGGCGGACGACTATCAGTTCCCGACGACGATCGAGGCGGCGACCGCGGAGCAGCAGCGGTTGCGTGCACGCGTCGTCCTCGTGCCGCCGGCGGGGTTCGCGCCGCACCTCGTCGCGGGGCTCGACGTGAGCATGGAGCGCGACGGCGATATCGCGTATGCCGGGATCGTCGTGCTCGCGCTGCCCCGGCTCGAGACGGTCGCGGAAGCGACGGCCGTGTCGCCCGTGCGCATGCCGTACGTGCCCGGCTTCCTCTCGTTCCGCGAACTCCCGGCGCTCGCGGCGGCGTACGCGGTGTTGCGCGCCCGCGGCGTGCGACCCGACGTGCTCGTCTTCGACGGGCAGGGCTACGCGCACCCGCGCCGGTTCGGCATCGCGTGCCACGGAGGGCTCGTCTTCGACACGCCGTCGGTCGGCTGCGCGAAGTCGATCCTCGTCGGCCGGCACGGGCCGTTGGGCGAGGAGCAGTGGGCACGCGCGCCGCTCGTACACCGCCGCGAGGTCGTCGGAGACGCGGTGCGGCTGCGCGCGAAGGTGCTGCCCGTGTACATCTCGCCCGGGCACCTGATGGACCGCGACACGGCCGTGCAGGTTGTCGAGCGCGTGAGCGCGGGATTCCGCGAGCCCGAGACGACCCGGCGCGCGCACCGGCTCGTGAATGCGGTGAGACGGGGCGAGCGAGCCCCCGACGCGGGGTAGGGCGGTTCGCGCCAGGTCGGGGACGTCCGATCGCCGACGTATCTGCGTATGCTACGGCGCATCAGTGACGTCTGCCTCCCCGTGCTCATGTCTCGACCCGTCCTCGCCCGGCTGATCACCCTCGCCTTCGCCACCGCACTCGGCGTCGCGTCGCCCGTCCGGGCGCAGCGGTCCCCGGCGGTGCCCGTCGCGCCGCGCCCGGGCGTCGGCCCGTTGCAGGCCGCGGCCCGCCCGTACGCGATCGCGTACACCGTCGCCATGCCCGATCCGGCGTCGCATCTCTACGAGATCGGGATGGAGGTACGGGGTGCGCTGCCCGACACGCTCCGCCTCGTCCTCCCCGTGTGGTCTCCCGGTCGCTACGCGCGGGTCGACTTCGCGCGCAACGTGCAGGAATTCGGGGCCGAGGACGGGGCGGGGCGCGCCCTCCGGTGGACGAAGCTCGGCGGTTCGACATGGGGCGTGCTCGTCGGCGGCGCATCGGCGCACGTCGCGCCGGAGCGCGTGGCGCGGGTACGCTACCGCGTATTCGCGGACGACCTATCGGGCACGTACAGCGTGCTCGACACCGCGCACGCGAACTGGAACGGTGCGGGGCTGTTCGTCTACGCGGACGGGCACAAGCCGGACCCCGTGACGCTCGCGATCCGGCCGCCCGCGGGGTGGGCCGTCGTCAACGGCCCGCAGGGCAACCCCGGCCGCGAGCTGCCGACGTCGGACGGCACGACGGCGTTCCGCTTCCCGAACTACGACGAGCTGGTCGACGCGCCGACCGAGGTTGTGCCGGCGGTCCACATGACGATCGACACGTTCTCCGTCGACGGACGCCGGTATCGGGTCATGCTGCACCACAACGGCCCGCTCGACGCGGGCGTGCGGCGGCACTTCGTCGACGGCGCGCGGGCCATCGTCGCGCGGGAGAACCGGGTGATCGCGCCGCCGCCGCTCGCGCAGTACACCTTTCTCGCGCACGCCGGCTACGGCGGCGGCGACGGGATGGAGCACCTCACCTCGACCGAGATCATCACCGCCCGCCCGCTCGCCGACTCGGCCGCGGCGGACCGCTTCCTCGGCACCGTCGCGCACGAGTACTTCCACACCTGGAACGTGAAGCGGGTGCGCCCGGTCGCGTTAGGCCCGTTCGACTACACCGAGGCGCAGCACGAGCCGTCGCTCTGGGCGGCCGAGGGGTGGACGCAGTACTACGGGGAGATGACGCCGGTGCGGGTGGGGATCGTCTCGCGCGCGGCGTTCTACGACCGGCTCGCGCGCACGCTCCGGGCGGTCGCGACCTCGCCCGCACGGCTCGAGCGCTCGCCGCGCGCGGCCTCGTTCGATGCGCCGTTCTTCGACGGCGCGCGCGCGGCGATGCAGGTCAACTCGGCCGCGACGTTCGTCAGCTACTACACGGCGGGCGAGGCGCGGGCGCTCGCGCTCGACCTGATGATCCGCGGCCGGTCGGACGGCGGGCGGTCGCTCGACGACGTCCTCCGCGCGCTCAAGCGGCGGACGTGGGACGCGCCGCGCGCGACGTACTACCTCGACGGGCGCGGCTACACCGAGGACGACGTCGAACGTGCGGCGAGCGAGGTCGCCGGCACGGAGCTGCACGGGTGGTTCGACCGCTACGTCGGTGGCACCGACGACCTGCCGTGGGCGGAGCTCCTGCGAGCCGTGGGTTTGACGCTGACCACAGGCGGGAGCGCGTGGACGATCGCGGAGGACCCCGCGGCGACCGCGCGGGCGGTGGCGTTGCGGGACGCGTGGCTGCGGTGAGCACGGCGTAAGAGCCGTCAAGCGGACCGGCCGGCGTTCGGAACCCGGCGGCGCGGGTGCTCGTTGGTGCTCATCACGCACCGTCGTGACACGCCGGCCTTGTAGCGGGCGCGGTCGGCGGGGGATCGAACTCACGGCGTAGCCGGGCATAGCACACGATCGGGATGAACGCGGGCGAGCCTACAACCGTGCCGGCGCCGCGGGCACACGTGATCCGCATTCGCGCGTCGTCGACCGCCGTGCCTGTCGTGCCGAACGGCCGCGCTCCGCGTCGTGCGGCGCGGGTCGGGGCGGCCAGAGTGCGCGTCTGAGCGCGGCACCCGCGGCGCGGACAGCTGCGCCACGGCTGCCGCCCCCTCACCCGCGTTGCGAGGTCGTCGTGGCGCTCCCCGCGCGCGACGAGGCGGCGACGGTCGACGCTGCGGTCGCGGCCCTCGCGGACCAGCGCGACTTCGCGGGCCGGGCGTTCGACCCCGAGCGGTACGAGGTCGTCGTGCTGGCCAACAACTGCGGGGACGACACCGCCGCCGCGGCGCGCGCCGCCGGTGCCGCCGCCCGCCGCCGCGCGCCCGGCTTCCGCCTGCACGTCGTCGAGGCGTGGCTTGCGCCCGGCGAGGCGCACAGCGGCGGCGCGCGGCGGCGGGCGATGGAGCTGGCGCACGCCCGCGTACGCGCCGCGCGCGACGCGTTAGGCGCGACGCCGGCGGCCGGCGTGCTCGCGACGACCGACGCCGACACGGTCGTCGCCCCGGACTGGCTGGCGGCCACGCTCGCCGAATTCGCGGCCGGCGCCGACGCGGTCGGCGGGCGCGTCGTGGCCGCGCGACTCGACGCGCTCCCAGCGGCGGCCCGAGGCCTGTATTTGTACGACGTCGGCTACCGCCACCTTGTCGCCGCCGTCGACGCGCTATTCGACCCCGAACCGCACGACCCCTGGCCGCGGCACCACCAGCACTTCGGCGCCAGCCTCGCGGTCACGGCCGACGCGTACGCGCGCGTCGGCGGCATGCCGGGCGTCGGCGCGCTCGAGGACGTGCGCCTGTACGAGGCGCTCGTGCGGGCGGGGCTCCGCGTGCGCCACAGCCCGCGCGTGCGGGCGGCGACGAGCGCCCGCGCGTCGGGCCGTGCGCGGGTGGGGCTCGCGACCCAGATCGCCGAGTGGGCGGGCGCGGGCGGGCGGTGGCCGGTCGAGTCGGCGGCGTTCGTCGAGCGGTGGGCGCGCACGCGCGCCACGCTGCGCGAGCTGTGGGCCGGTCGACTCCCGGGCGAGCTCGACGCATTGGCCGCGGCGCTATGCCTCACGCCCGACACGCTCGCGGGGGCGGCGCACGTCCGGCGCCCCTTCGGGGCCTTCCTGCTCGACGCCGACCTGCGCGGGCGCTTCGCGCGCGCGTGGGACGCGCGGCGCTTCGGACCCGCGCACGAGGACGTGCGCGCGGCCGTCCGCGGGCTCCGGAGCCGCGTCGCCGCGCTGCGCGGCGCGGCGCGTTAGGCCGGAGAAGGCTCCGCGCCGGCGTCCCGGCCGGGCGCCCGCTCGAGCACGTCGAGGCGGTATTTCTCCTCGCGCCTGCCGGCGACGCGTCGGAACCCGGAGTGCGCGAGTAGCCGGTCGTGCACGGCGTCGCCGGTCATGGGGTAGTCCGGGACGAACGGCGTCCAGTGCACGAGCACGAGGTGCCCGCCCGGTTCCAGGCGGCGCGCGATCAGGTCGGCCGCGCGGTCGAGGTCGGGCGGCGCCCAGTAGTAGCCCACCTCGGAGAGCACGACGAGGTCGTACGCGCCGCCGGGGTCCTCGTCGGGCACGCGCACGCGGGCGAGGGTGACGTTGGGCAGGTCGGCGGTGCGCGCGCGCGCGCGGGCGAGCGCCGCGGCGGCGACGTCCACGGCGAGGAGGTGGTCGCACCGCCCGGCCAGCCGGCGCGTGAGGACGCCGATCGAGCACCCAATCTCGAGCCCCGACCGGTAGCGCGATCGGGGCAGGGCGACGAGCGTGGCCGTGTACTTCGCGGCCTCGTACGGACTCGTCGCGAACGCCCACGGGTCGGCGTTCGCGGCGTACACGTCGTCGAAATACGCCGGCGGCAGCGACGCCCCGCCCGCCGCGCCGGCGTTGTGCGACGCGTCGCCGGGTTCGTCGCTCACCGGGGTTCCCACAGCGCTCCGACCCGCGTTCGCCGCGCGAGTACGTGGCGTCCGACGTCGGCGAGCGCGGCGTCGGGGGCGGGTTGGCGGAGGTACATGAGCAGGTCCCGCACGACCCTCGCGAACGGGTGGGGCGCCAGCAGCCCGCGCGCGCCCACGCTCCGCTCGACCAATTCGCAGACACGTACGCACAGCTCGTGCACGGCCGTTCGCGTCATGTTGGCGTGCGCAACGACGGTCGCGGCGTCGGTCGTCGCCGGGTCGGCGGCGTGTGCTTCGGCGACGTCGGCCGCAGCGCGAAGCCACGCCCGGCCGCCCGCGACGAGCGTCGCGGCCTCGCCGACGCGCGCAAGTTGGTAGGGGTCGTCGCCGCGCCCGGCGTCTCGTATGAAGCCCCGCGCCGCGTCGAGCAGCCGCTCGGCGCCGCCCAGCTGCACGGCGGCGAAGCGCGCGGCACCCCCCGTGAAGCGGGGCTGGGCGTAGTAGTCGCCGGGCGCGCCTAACAACGCCCGCGCGGGGAGCCGCGCGCCCCGGAAGTCGACCGCGTAGCTGGCGGAGCCCAGCATGCCGAGCGGGCGCCAGCCGGCGCGGTCGATCCCCATGTCGCCGGTCCGGCGTAGCGCGCCAACGGGGACGAGGCACATCTGCCACCCGCCGTCGGGAAGCATGCCGGTCACGACCGCGCCAGCCAGGTGCGCGGCGCCCGAGGCGAACGTCTTCCGCCCGTCCAGGCGCACACCGCCCGGCACCGGCGTGATGCGGACGCCGTCGTCCGCCGGCCCGGTGTTCCAGACGCCGAACATTCCGCCGCGATCGACGCGGCGGGCGGCGCGCGCCAGCTGCGTGGCGGTCCCGAACCGGGCGACGAGCAGCAGCGCGTCGACGTGCCCTTCGTACAGCCGCCCGGCGCTGAGGTCCGCGCGCCCCACGTCGGCCAGGGTCCGCAGGAGCGGGTGGAACGTGCCCGGGTCGAGGCCGATGCCCGTGCCGCCTAACGCAGGGGGCAGCGGCGCCGCGAGGAGGCCCGTGCGGTGCAGGTCGGCCAGGACCGCCCGCGGCAGGGCGGCGTCGCCGTCGGCGGGCTCGGGGCCGCCCGCGGCCGCGTCCTGCCGGGCGATCGCGCGTTCGGCCACCCCGGCGGCGGCCGCGACCGGGTCCCATGCCGCGCGCGTGTACGCGCCGCGTCCCGCGTCAATGTCGGCTCTCGTCGCGCGCACCGCGCCGGCCTACCGCGCGCGCACGGTGCCGAGCCCGCCGTCGACGCCGACGGTCTGCCCTGTGATCCACGCGGCCGCCGGTGAGACGAGGTACGCGATCATCTCGGCGACGTCGGCCGGCTCGCCGAGGCGGCCGAGTGCGTGCATGCCGAGCGACGCCTGCTCGCCGGCGGGGGTGCTCGTGATGCGGGCGGTGAGCGGCGTGCGCACGAGGCCCGGCGCGACGCAGTTGACCCGCAGTCCGCGGCCCGCGTAGCTCGCGGCCGCCGAGCGCGTGAGGCCGATCACGCCGGCCTTCGCCGCGGCGATCGCTTCGTGATTCGCGAGGCCGGTGCGCGCGGCGGCGCTCGCGACGAGGACGACGGCCCCGCCGTCCGCTTGCGCGGCGAGGGTGCGGCCGGCGGCGCGCACCGTGGCGAACGCCGTCGTGAGCGAGGCCGCGATGGTCTGCTCGTACTCGGCCTGCGACGTGAGGTGCGCGGGCTTGAGGAGGAGCGAGCCGGCGCAGTTGACGAGCCCCGCGATCGGGCCGTGCGCGCGCGCGGCGTCGGCGACGAGCGCGTCGACGGCCTCGAAGCGCGTCGCGTCGAGCGCGACGACGCCGACGGCGGCACCGCCTAACGCCACGGCGAGCGCGTCGAGCCGGCCGGCGTCGCGGCCGGCGAGGACGACGCGCCCGCCCCCGGCGGCGAGCCGGCGCGCGAGCGCGGAACCGATGCCGCCCGCCGCGCCGATGATGAGGTGGAGCGAGTCGGTGGCGATCGTCATGCGGGGGAAACGCGCGGCGGCGGCGCGGGTTCCCGCGTCGACCGCCGGCGTCAGCGGACCGCCGGCTTCTTCGTGTTGAGAACGATCACGCCCGCCCGTCCCGCGTCGCCGTACCGCTCGGTCGCGAGCGCACCCTTGAACACGTCGACGGTCGCGATCGTGTCGGGTGAGAAGGTGTCCAGGACGGCGTGGCCACGACCCGCAATGCGCCCGTCAACAACGACGAGCACCGAATCACCCGGCACGCGCGTTCCGACCACACGCCCACGTACGGTCGCAAGGGTCGCCGTGGCGCGCGGCGTTCCGCCGCCGGACTTCGTCGTGTCGCCCGCCGCGCGGCGGCGGACCCACACGACGTGCACGCTGTCCTGGGCGACCCGCCCGGGCGCGATCCGCAGCACCTCGACCGACGCAAGCTGTTGAGGGTCGACCGCGGCGAGCGGATCGCGGTCGACGCCGAAGGGCGCGCCCGGATCGCGGAGCGCGCTCCGCTGCGGGCCGGCCGCGTCGGCGTGTGTGACGCGCTCGATGGTGCCGTCCGCGCGCTGCACCACCCACACGATCTGCGTCCGGTTGGTCCGCGCGGCGAGCAGCTCGGGCATGCGCGCCGCGATAACGCTCCGAACGGCATCGATCGACGCGTTCGGCCCCGCGGCCGGCGCGGCCGACGGGTCCGCGGCGGTGATGCTCGTGAGCGGGACGCGGTTCGCCGGCGCCGGTCCCGTGGGCTTCGGGATCTCACACGCGGCAGCGACGGCGGCGACGGCCGCCAGCGCGGGGACGAGCGCGCGGCGGGGCGCGCGGGAACGCTCGGACGACATGGCCTCGATTCTCCGGCGAAGCAGGGTGGGGGTACCGCCTAACGTGAGGGCCGGCGCGCGGACGTGCGGGCGCGCGGCCACGTCCAACAACAGCGCGCCGTAGCGGCGCGTCACTGCGTCGCCGGCGCCGCACGCGCCGCAGCGGGCGAGTACTCGTCGGTCGCAGTCGACCTCGACCGCGGCCCGCAGGCGGCGCACGAGCCACCACACCGCGGGGTTCCAGGGAACGAGTGCGGCCACGACCGCGCCCGCAGCCAGCAATCGTGCGTCGTGCGCCCGCACGTGCTCGCACTCGTGCGCGAGCATGAGCGGCAGTCGCGGGTCGTCGAGCGCCCAGCGCGGAAGCACGATCTCGGCGCGCCACGCCCCGACGACCGCCGGGCCGAACTCGTCCGACACCCGCACGCGCTCGCCCGACACGGCACGCGCCGGCCACGTGTACGAGGTGCGGCGCGTTGCGGCGGTGGCGGCGGCGATCCGCGCGAGCGCTCCCGCCGTGAGCACAAGCCAGACGGCCAGCAGGCCGCCGTCGAGCGACCCCCACTCGGCCGGCGCCGCGACGTGGCGCGGGAGGGCTCGTAGGACGCACCACCACCGCGGCGGCTCCGCCACGCGCATCCGCGTCCGCCCGCCCGACAGCGACGCCGGGTTGATGCGCTCGGCTGCGACGCCGCCGTCGCCCCCGCGCGCGGTCGCGTCGTGCGTCGCCTGCCAGAGCGCCGCGGCGGGTAAGGCGAGGGCGATCGCGAGGGCGCTCGCCCAGCCCCACCGTGCCGCGCGCCCCGCCGCGTGCGCAGCACGCTCGGCGAGCCACGCTCCCGCGGCGCACAACACGCCGACGAGCGCGGCGTAGATCATCGCGAGCGCGATCATGGCGTCCGTCGCGGTGGACGGCGGGCCCGGTCGGGCTCGGGTTCGGCGTCCGCTGTGGGCTCGGACGACGCGGGTACGCCGCCGAGGCGCTCGTCGAGCAACGCGCGCATCCGGCGTAGCTCGTCATCACTCACGCCGCGCTCGCGAACGAGGTGCGTGAGCAGCAGCTCCGGCGAGCCGCCGAAGATCGTGCCCAACAGCCGCCGCAGCGCGCTCCGCCCCGCGGTCTCGCGCGCGACGAGCGCCCGGTAGCGGTGCGCGCGCCCCTCCTCCTCGTGCGCGACGTGCCCCTTCGCTTCGAGCGTGCGGAGCACCGTGAGCACGGTCGTGTACGCGAGCTCGTGCCCGGCGTCGGCGAGCGCGTCGCGGACGTCGGCGACGGTGCTCGGGCCTGCCGCCCAGAGCACGGTCATGACGTCGAGCTCGCGGTCGGTAAACGTGACAGTGGACATGCGGGCCGGGTGCGTGGTATCTACTAGTCCACTAGTAGATACCACGCACCCGGCCCGCTGTCAACTAGCGATTTAGTAGATAGCCCGGATCAGGGTGAAAGCCGCTCCCGGCGCCAGGCCGTCCCGGCTCGCGCTTCGTCTCGGACGTACCGGATCCGGTCGTGCAGTCGGCTCGCCCTCCCCTGCCAGAACTCGTACGCGACCGGCACGACGCGATAGCCGCCCCAGTGGTCCGGGAGGGGCACCGCCCCGCCGCCGGCGAAGCGCGCCTCGGTCGCCGCGAAGTCCCGCTCCAGCGCCCCACGATCCGGCAGCACGCTCGATTGCCGGGAGGTCCACGCTCCCATCTGGCTCCCGCGCGGCCGCGTGGCGAAGTACGCCGCGCTCTCGTCGCGCGACGTGCGCTCGACGACGCCCGCGACGCGCACCTGCCGCTCGAGTTCGGCCCACCAGAAGACGAGCGCGGCGCGCGGGTTCGCCGCCAGCTCCTGCGCTTTCCGCCCGCGGTAGTCCGTGTAGAAAACGAACCCGCGCGCGTCGGCGCCCTTGAGCAGCACGACGCGCGCGTCTGGCGTCCCGTCGGGCCCCACGGTCGCGAGCGTCATCGCGTTCGGCTCGACCGCCTTCGCGTCGAGCGCCTCGCGGAACCAGCGGCGGAACTGGGCGACCGGGTCCGGGTCGACGTCGCCCTCGTCGAGCGCCGCGCGCGTGTAGGACCGGCGCAGGTCGGCGATCTCCGGGTCGACCGGCGCGACCGGCGGGCGCCCGCCTAACGTGGGATCGAGAGTCGCGGGGTTCGGCGCGTCGGCCCCGGACGCGGTCGGGTCGCTCACCGCGTCACCCGAGCGTCGCCATCGGCAGCGGCGCCCGCGGGTAGGCCGCGGGGAGCCCGGCGAACGGGTCGCCCGCGAGCGGCTCGCCGTCCGGCGTCTCGACCACGAAGCCCGCGTCGCGCAGCATGTCGAGGTCCGCGCGCGCCGCCGCGCCCTGCGTGGTCAGGTAGTCGCCGATGAAGATCGAGTTTGCCGCGTACAGTCCCATCACCTGCATCGAGCGCAGGTGCACCTCGCGCCCGCCGGCGATGCGGAGCTCCTGCGACGGCAGCAGGAAGCGGTAGAGCGCGAGGATGCGCAGGCAGCGCCGCGGGTCGAGTGCGCGCACGTCCGCGAACGGCGTCCCCGGCACCGGGATGAGGAAGTTCACCGGGACCGAGCGCACCTCGAGCGCGCGCAAGGAGAGCGCGAGGTCGATGACGTCGTCGTCCGTCTCGCCCATCCCGACGATCCCGCCCGAGCACGTCTTGAGCCCCGCGGCGCGCACCTGCTCGACGGTCGCGACCCGGTCCTCGAACGTGTGCGTGCTCACCACCTCGGGCGTGAAGCGCGCGCTCGTGTTCAGGTTGTGGTTCACCTGCGTCACGCCCGCCGCCTTCAGCGCGACCGCCTGCTCCTGCGTGAGGAGCCCGAGGCACGCGCACACCTTGAGGTCGTGCCGCGCCTTCACCTCGCGCACGGCGTCGAGCACCTTCTCGAACACGCGGCCCCCGGGCGAGCGCCCGGAGATCACCATGCAGAACGTGCCCGCCTTGAGCGCGGCGGCGCGGTCCGCCGCCTCGAGGATGCGCTCGCGCGCGAGCATCGGGTACTTCTCGATCTCGGCCCCGCTCACCTTCGACTGCGAGCAGTAGCCGCAGTCCTCGGGGCAGAGGCCGCTCTGCGCGTTCAGCAGGAAGTGCAGCCGCACCTTGTTGCCCCAGTAGCGGCGGCGCACGCGGTAGGCGGCGGCGAGTTGGTCGAGGAGGGCGTCGTCCGGCGCGCGGAGCACCGCGAGCGCGTCGTCGCGCGTGATCAACTCGCCGGCGAGGGCCTGCTCGGCGAGGGCGTCCCAGGAAGGCAGGAGCATGCGCGCAAACTACGGGGTCCGCTGCGGGTCGAGGAACTGTACGTCGGCGAGTCCGAACACCGCCTGCCGGAAACTCGCCGCGGCGCCCGACGCACCATCCCCGTTTGCACACGTGCCGTCGCGAGAAGGAAATGCGGCGTAGTAGTGACCCGTCCGGCGCGTTCCGTCCCACGCGAGCACGAAATCGAGGGTGCCCCCGTCGGTCGCGCCGTGGTCGTAGCACTCGCCCGGCCAACGCGACACCCCGGCGTCGCGCACGGTGCGCCAGAACGTGCGCCACTCCTCGGCGCGCGGCACCCGGCGCGTGACGAGGACGATCGGTTCGGGGCCGGATCTGGAGGTGGTTGACGTGAACACCACCGTGTCGCCCGCGAGACGGACGTTGTAGAGCGTGATGGCGAAGCCGCCCGTCGAGTAGGTCAACTCGCGTGGAGGGCCTTCCGTCGGGAGCGGCGCCGTCGCGTCCCCGCATGCCGCGCCGGCGAGGCACGCGAGCGCCAGCGCGCTAACCCGGCCGGTGAGATCGTAGATGGATCGGCCATCGCGCGAGAGGCGCATGAGGTTTAGGTATGCGAGTGCGGGGCCGGCCGATGGCGCGCGACACCCGCCACTACCCGCGCCGCCGTCGGCGCGTCACGCCGCCGCGCGCGCGAACTGCGCGAACCCGACCGTGTTCCCGCCGGGCTCGCGCACGTAGAACTCGGTCGATCCGTAGAACGTCGTGTGGCGCGGCTTCACGACCGGCGCGCCCGCCATCGCCCGTTCGACCGCGTCGAGGTCGTCGACGGTGAGAAAGAGCGTGATCGCGTGGCCGTCGAGCGTGCCCGACGCCTCGGGCGTGTCCTCCACGACACTCGCGCGCGTCTGGTACATCACTTCGACCGCGCCCTGCCGCGCGCTCGCGAAGACGAGCGCACCCTCGGGGCCGGGCACCTGATTCTCGACCGCGAAGCCGAGTCGGTCGGTCCAGAACGCGAGGCAGGGCTCGACCTGGTCGACGATGATGACCGGCGTGAGGTGCGTGACGGTGGGACGTGCGGCGGCGGAGGGCATCGGCTCTGGGGTGGGGAGGCGCCGTGGTGGAGATCGCGGGACCCGAACATAACGCGAACCCGGGCGCGGCGCTCAGCCCGCGACCGCCCGCAGGAGCGCCATGCCGCGCTCGGCGAGCCACGCGTCGTCGTCGCGCCGCTCGTCGGGGACGAAGGGGAAGGGGACGACGGGCACGTGCGGCAGCAGCGCCCGGAGCGCGGCCAGGTTGGTCCGCTCGGCGACGTCGGCGGGCGCGGGGCGGCACGCGTTCAGCACGACCGCGCGCACCGCGAGCCCGCGCCGCTCGGCCTCGCGCACCGTGAGCAGCGTGTGGTTCAGCGCGCCGAGCCGGTCGGCGGCGACGACGACGACGCCTAACGCCCAGCGGGCGGCGAGCGTGGCGAGGTCGACGACCCGCCCGTCCGCCTCGCGCGCGAGCGGCACGAGCAGTCCGCCCGCGCCCTCGACGAGGAACGCGCCCGCGTCGAGCCGCGCGCGGGCGGCCTCGACGCGGGCGAGGTCGACGGGGCGCCCCGCGCGCTCCGCGGCGACGAGAGGCGCGAGCGGTTCGGTGTAGGTGACGGGTCCCACGTCGTCGAGCGCGTGGCCCGTGCCGGCGGCGCGCCACAGCCGCTCGGCGTCGGCCCCGGCGCCCGCGCCCGGCACGCCCGGCACGCCCGTCTCGATCGGCTTGAACGGCGCGACCGCGACCCCGCGGGCGCGGAGCGCGGCGACGAGTGCGCAGCTCACGAGCGTCTTGCCGACGCCGGTGTCGGTTCCCGTCACGGCAAGCCGGAGCCTGGCGGCGTCACGCGTCATCGAGCACCCCGCCCGCGGGCCCGGCGCCGGCGCGCCGTTGCGCCGGCGCGCCGTCGAGGAACCGCTCGACCACGCCGTAGGCGAGCGCCAGCTCGGCGTCGGTCGTGCGGTACGGCGGCAACACGTAGCACGCGTCGCCTAACGGCCGCAGCAGGACGCCCTCGGAGAGCGCGTACTCCGCGAGCCGCCGCCCGACCGGGGCGAGGTATCCCGCGCCCCCGCCGTCGTCCGCGAGGTCGAAGGCCGCGACCGTGCCGAGCACGCGCGCGGCGCGCACGCGCCGGTCGGCGCCCAACGCGGCGAGGTGGCGCCGGTGCGCCGCCTCGATGCGCGCGCGCGCCGCGGCGCACGCCGGGTCGCGGAGGAGTGCGAGGCTCGCGCGCGCCGCCGCGCAGGCGATCGGGTTGGCGGTGAACGAGTGGCCGTGGAAAAACGTCAGGCGACGGTCGTCGCTCAGGAACGCGTCGAACAGTTCGGCCCGCACCGCGGTCGCGCCCATCGGGAGGAAGCCGCCGGTGAGCCCCTTCGACAGGCAGACGACGTCGGGCGCGACGCCGGCGCGCTCGCACGCGAAGAGCGGCCCGGTGCGCCCGAAGCCCGTCATCACCTCGTCGGCGACGAGGTAGACGCCCGCGTCGGCGCACCGCGCGGCGAGCGCGCGGAGGACGGCCGCGTCGTACGCGCGCATGCCGGCCGCGCCGAGGACCAGAGGCTCGACGACGAGCGCGGCCAGTTCGCCGCCGCGTACGCCTAACAGCGCGTCGAACTCGGCCAGCGTGCCCTCCGGGTCGCGCGACGGGTCGGGGAGGCGCGCGACCTCGAACAGGTGTCCCTCGTACGCGGCGGAGAACACCCCGCGCCCGCCGACGCTCATCGCGCCGAACGTGTCGCCGTGGTACGCCCCGTCGAGCGCCGCCACGAGCCGGCGCGGCGCGCCCCGGTTGTGCCACGCCTGCAGGGCGATCTTCACCCCGACCTCGACCGCGGTCGACC
The Gemmatimonadetes bacterium T265 genome window above contains:
- the nfi gene encoding endonuclease V, producing MSEDAAGRADDYQFPTTIEAATAEQQRLRARVVLVPPAGFAPHLVAGLDVSMERDGDIAYAGIVVLALPRLETVAEATAVSPVRMPYVPGFLSFRELPALAAAYAVLRARGVRPDVLVFDGQGYAHPRRFGIACHGGLVFDTPSVGCAKSILVGRHGPLGEEQWARAPLVHRREVVGDAVRLRAKVLPVYISPGHLMDRDTAVQVVERVSAGFREPETTRRAHRLVNAVRRGERAPDAG
- a CDS encoding peptidase M61 encodes the protein MLRRISDVCLPVLMSRPVLARLITLAFATALGVASPVRAQRSPAVPVAPRPGVGPLQAAARPYAIAYTVAMPDPASHLYEIGMEVRGALPDTLRLVLPVWSPGRYARVDFARNVQEFGAEDGAGRALRWTKLGGSTWGVLVGGASAHVAPERVARVRYRVFADDLSGTYSVLDTAHANWNGAGLFVYADGHKPDPVTLAIRPPAGWAVVNGPQGNPGRELPTSDGTTAFRFPNYDELVDAPTEVVPAVHMTIDTFSVDGRRYRVMLHHNGPLDAGVRRHFVDGARAIVARENRVIAPPPLAQYTFLAHAGYGGGDGMEHLTSTEIITARPLADSAAADRFLGTVAHEYFHTWNVKRVRPVALGPFDYTEAQHEPSLWAAEGWTQYYGEMTPVRVGIVSRAAFYDRLARTLRAVATSPARLERSPRAASFDAPFFDGARAAMQVNSAATFVSYYTAGEARALALDLMIRGRSDGGRSLDDVLRALKRRTWDAPRATYYLDGRGYTEDDVERAASEVAGTELHGWFDRYVGGTDDLPWAELLRAVGLTLTTGGSAWTIAEDPAATARAVALRDAWLR
- a CDS encoding methyltransferase, whose product is MSDEPGDASHNAGAAGGASLPPAYFDDVYAANADPWAFATSPYEAAKYTATLVALPRSRYRSGLEIGCSIGVLTRRLAGRCDHLLAVDVAAAALARARARTADLPNVTLARVRVPDEDPGGAYDLVVLSEVGYYWAPPDLDRAADLIARRLEPGGHLVLVHWTPFVPDYPMTGDAVHDRLLAHSGFRRVAGRREEKYRLDVLERAPGRDAGAEPSPA
- a CDS encoding 2-deoxy-D-gluconate 3-dehydrogenase, whose amino-acid sequence is MTIATDSLHLIIGAAGGIGSALARRLAAGGGRVVLAGRDAGRLDALAVALGGAAVGVVALDATRFEAVDALVADAARAHGPIAGLVNCAGSLLLKPAHLTSQAEYEQTIAASLTTAFATVRAAGRTLAAQADGGAVVLVASAAARTGLANHEAIAAAKAGVIGLTRSAAASYAGRGLRVNCVAPGLVRTPLTARITSTPAGEQASLGMHALGRLGEPADVAEMIAYLVSPAAAWITGQTVGVDGGLGTVRAR
- the pdxH gene encoding pyridoxine/pyridoxamine 5'-phosphate oxidase is translated as MSDPTASGADAPNPATLDPTLGGRPPVAPVDPEIADLRRSYTRAALDEGDVDPDPVAQFRRWFREALDAKAVEPNAMTLATVGPDGTPDARVVLLKGADARGFVFYTDYRGRKAQELAANPRAALVFWWAELERQVRVAGVVERTSRDESAAYFATRPRGSQMGAWTSRQSSVLPDRGALERDFAATEARFAGGGAVPLPDHWGGYRVVPVAYEFWQGRASRLHDRIRYVRDEARAGTAWRRERLSP
- the bioB gene encoding biotin synthase encodes the protein MLLPSWDALAEQALAGELITRDDALAVLRAPDDALLDQLAAAYRVRRRYWGNKVRLHFLLNAQSGLCPEDCGYCSQSKVSGAEIEKYPMLARERILEAADRAAALKAGTFCMVISGRSPGGRVFEKVLDAVREVKARHDLKVCACLGLLTQEQAVALKAAGVTQVNHNLNTSARFTPEVVSTHTFEDRVATVEQVRAAGLKTCSGGIVGMGETDDDVIDLALSLRALEVRSVPVNFLIPVPGTPFADVRALDPRRCLRILALYRFLLPSQELRIAGGREVHLRSMQVMGLYAANSIFIGDYLTTQGAAARADLDMLRDAGFVVETPDGEPLAGDPFAGLPAAYPRAPLPMATLG